A genomic stretch from Sporocytophaga myxococcoides DSM 11118 includes:
- the atpB gene encoding F0F1 ATP synthase subunit A: MKNLSKIFLIAFLFISLLKGAAYANGPVESGEEKKFSPGDLIMHHILDAHEWEFAHGLALPLPVIIYSEKGLDVFSSSHLYHSPDRTYNGYHLNHHDKIEAVDKSRTIYDISITKNVASMFISVAILVLIFIGIARSYGKTKGKAPKGIQSFFEPIIMYIRDDIGKGTIGPKYERFMPYLLTVFFFIWFNNLLGLFPGGANLTGNIAVTFILALLTFLVTTLSANGNYWKHILWTPGVPLPLRIIILPIEIVGMFTKPFSLMVRLFANITAGHIIILSFISLIFMFESYAVGFASTAFAVFMSMLELFVALLQAYVFTLLSAMYFASAVEEHQDHDYDHGH; this comes from the coding sequence ATGAAAAATCTGAGTAAAATATTCCTTATTGCATTTCTCTTTATCTCTTTGCTAAAGGGTGCTGCATATGCTAACGGACCAGTAGAATCCGGTGAAGAAAAGAAATTTAGTCCCGGCGACCTGATTATGCACCATATCCTGGATGCGCATGAATGGGAATTTGCTCATGGTCTTGCTCTTCCCCTTCCGGTTATAATTTATTCTGAAAAAGGGTTAGATGTATTTTCATCTTCTCATTTATACCACAGTCCCGACAGAACTTATAATGGCTACCACCTAAATCATCATGATAAAATTGAAGCAGTAGATAAAAGCAGAACAATCTACGATATTTCTATTACGAAGAATGTCGCTTCAATGTTTATTAGTGTTGCAATACTGGTATTAATCTTTATAGGCATTGCTAGATCTTATGGAAAAACGAAAGGTAAAGCACCTAAAGGTATCCAGTCTTTCTTTGAGCCAATAATAATGTATATCAGAGATGACATAGGCAAAGGAACTATCGGACCAAAATACGAGCGTTTTATGCCGTACCTTTTAACTGTGTTTTTCTTTATATGGTTCAATAACCTTTTAGGATTATTCCCGGGAGGAGCTAACCTTACAGGAAATATAGCAGTTACGTTTATACTTGCTTTACTTACATTTTTAGTAACCACATTAAGTGCCAATGGGAATTACTGGAAACACATACTTTGGACTCCAGGCGTACCTCTTCCATTAAGAATTATTATTCTTCCTATAGAGATTGTTGGTATGTTCACTAAGCCATTCTCTCTTATGGTCCGACTTTTTGCAAACATCACTGCGGGTCACATTATCATATTAAGTTTTATCAGCTTGATCTTTATGTTTGAGAGTTATGCTGTTGGATTTGCAAGTACAGCGTTTGCAGTATTCATGTCTATGCTTGAGCTATTTGTAGCACTATTGCAGGCTTATGTATTTACTCTTCTTTCAGCAATGTACTTTGCATCTGCTGTAGAAGAGCATCAAGATCACGATTATGATCACGGGCATTGA
- a CDS encoding AtpZ/AtpI family protein, producing MEKENESNQSNKKKPLEGYAKYSSLVIQMIATMCLGAWAGIKLDEHFHVKSQLFTIFLTIFSVIAAIYLVIRGLMK from the coding sequence TTGGAGAAGGAGAACGAATCAAACCAATCAAACAAGAAAAAACCGCTTGAGGGTTATGCTAAATATTCCAGCCTTGTGATCCAGATGATTGCAACAATGTGTCTTGGAGCCTGGGCCGGAATAAAGCTTGACGAGCATTTTCATGTTAAAAGCCAGTTGTTTACGATTTTTTTAACTATATTTTCAGTAATTGCAGCAATTTACTTGGTAATACGGGGGCTTATGAAATAA
- a CDS encoding tetratricopeptide repeat protein, with protein METKSIHIKILCLLVGFIAISCSPESNSFVSKGYHNLTARDNAYFLARERMKQVDKKIEEARLDDYNKVIHVLALPDTNKLKAQQQLLEDIFKKASLPIQKHKNSKWVDDCYILVGKVKFYKGEWPQAIETYKYVNSKSKDIDARHEAIIHLMRLFLTAPNFDYVNSVNYFLKKEKMNSSNQREYLLTRAQYFIMQERYKEALKDLETARPLIKKKDVKSRVHFIIGQIHQLQNNDKDSYKNYKAVLKHNPPYELSFYTRLYMAQVTNLSKSSDKKRIEKYFKKLLKDLKNQEYKDKIYYEMAKFEFKQGHLPGTIEYLQKSVAASTGNNYQKASSYLMLAEIHYEKLQDFETSKLYYDSTIALMDKKDKRYRLIAARQEVLQEFVTQLRIIQKEDSLLKLASMDSITLAKHIDKVIDKEKEDLKKAEAREKALAAKNASNNNNNGGGSTTGGGESSWHYYNEASITRGKTEFAKRWGQRKLEDNWRRSTKEAAQDNMDEKENQAIDSAAVALESKEKQEKEAKVDKTKYYKEIPFSDEAKAASSLKVENALYNVGKIYDQKLDEKGNAIKSFETHLTRFPTSKLKSEVLYFLYLLYKEKPDPKFETYASLLHEEFPNSIYSKLIRNPNYMAETRETSQHINGLYRDAYNLYKAERFFDADSAIKAIRIAYKENDIEDKLQLLEILIIGQTKNALIYKGKLEEFIANQKESVLLPKAKELLASTEEYIKLASAGGKSLNEDQVKYKTDIKDKPHMFIVAVHGKNLKHAKIVNALTKYNGEHYKPGEIQTEVVQLNDTLNLISIKTLADKSGGMIYYTQIKNFQPFQSETKNLKYDLFVITEENFSLFNRSKKLESYLNFFEEHYKK; from the coding sequence TTGGAAACGAAATCAATTCATATCAAAATACTGTGCCTGCTTGTCGGTTTTATAGCCATTTCTTGCTCTCCTGAAAGTAATTCCTTTGTGAGTAAAGGCTACCATAACCTTACTGCTCGCGACAATGCTTATTTTCTGGCCAGAGAGCGGATGAAGCAGGTAGATAAAAAAATTGAAGAGGCCAGGCTTGACGACTATAATAAAGTTATTCATGTTCTTGCATTGCCGGATACCAATAAACTGAAAGCTCAGCAACAACTTCTTGAAGATATTTTTAAAAAGGCCTCTTTACCTATTCAAAAACACAAAAACAGCAAATGGGTTGATGACTGCTATATTCTAGTTGGAAAGGTAAAATTTTACAAAGGAGAATGGCCACAGGCAATAGAGACTTACAAGTATGTCAATTCAAAGAGCAAAGATATTGATGCAAGACATGAGGCAATTATTCACCTTATGAGACTGTTTCTGACTGCTCCAAATTTTGACTATGTAAATAGTGTAAACTACTTCCTTAAAAAGGAAAAAATGAACTCTTCAAATCAGAGGGAGTATCTCCTTACACGAGCTCAGTATTTTATAATGCAGGAAAGGTATAAAGAAGCCCTTAAAGATCTTGAAACTGCAAGGCCTCTTATAAAGAAAAAAGATGTTAAATCCAGAGTGCATTTTATAATCGGACAAATACATCAATTACAGAATAACGATAAAGATTCCTATAAAAACTATAAGGCCGTTCTAAAGCACAACCCTCCATATGAGCTTTCCTTCTATACAAGGTTATATATGGCACAGGTAACAAACCTTTCAAAATCCAGTGACAAAAAAAGGATTGAAAAATATTTCAAAAAGCTCCTTAAGGACCTAAAGAATCAGGAATATAAAGACAAAATCTATTATGAGATGGCCAAGTTTGAGTTTAAACAGGGACATCTTCCTGGCACCATCGAATATCTGCAAAAATCAGTAGCTGCAAGCACCGGGAATAATTATCAAAAAGCTTCTTCATATCTGATGCTTGCCGAAATTCACTACGAGAAGCTACAGGATTTTGAAACCTCCAAATTATACTACGACAGCACCATAGCTTTAATGGATAAAAAAGACAAACGCTATAGACTTATTGCTGCTCGCCAGGAAGTACTTCAGGAGTTTGTTACCCAATTAAGAATTATCCAGAAAGAAGACAGTCTCCTGAAACTTGCCTCAATGGACAGCATTACCCTTGCCAAGCATATAGATAAAGTAATCGATAAAGAAAAAGAGGATTTAAAAAAAGCAGAGGCAAGAGAAAAGGCTCTTGCAGCAAAAAATGCATCTAACAATAATAACAACGGAGGAGGCTCAACCACTGGCGGCGGAGAAAGTTCCTGGCACTATTATAATGAGGCATCCATAACACGGGGAAAAACAGAGTTCGCGAAACGTTGGGGGCAAAGAAAACTTGAAGACAATTGGAGGCGATCCACAAAAGAAGCTGCACAGGATAATATGGATGAAAAGGAAAATCAAGCCATAGATTCTGCAGCTGTCGCACTTGAGTCAAAGGAAAAACAGGAAAAAGAAGCTAAGGTAGATAAGACAAAATATTACAAAGAAATTCCTTTTTCAGATGAAGCAAAAGCTGCATCTTCCCTTAAAGTTGAAAATGCATTATATAATGTAGGGAAAATCTATGATCAGAAACTTGATGAAAAAGGAAATGCTATAAAATCATTTGAGACGCATTTAACGAGGTTCCCAACTTCTAAACTTAAATCTGAAGTTTTATATTTTCTGTATCTTCTCTATAAAGAAAAGCCAGATCCTAAGTTTGAAACCTATGCATCTTTATTGCATGAAGAGTTTCCCAATTCCATATATTCCAAATTGATTCGCAACCCTAATTATATGGCTGAAACAAGGGAAACCAGTCAACATATCAACGGGTTGTACAGAGATGCCTACAATCTTTATAAAGCTGAAAGGTTCTTCGATGCAGATTCTGCAATCAAAGCAATCAGGATTGCATATAAAGAAAATGATATAGAAGATAAACTACAACTGCTCGAAATTTTAATCATCGGGCAGACTAAAAATGCCCTTATTTACAAAGGAAAGCTGGAAGAGTTTATAGCGAATCAGAAAGAAAGTGTGCTTCTTCCCAAAGCAAAAGAGCTTCTGGCTTCGACTGAAGAATATATAAAACTAGCTTCTGCTGGCGGAAAATCTTTAAACGAAGATCAGGTTAAATATAAAACTGACATAAAAGACAAACCTCACATGTTTATTGTGGCAGTTCACGGCAAAAATTTAAAACATGCCAAAATTGTCAATGCTCTGACAAAATATAATGGAGAACATTATAAGCCAGGAGAAATTCAGACTGAAGTCGTCCAATTAAATGACACTCTTAATTTAATAAGTATAAAAACCCTTGCGGATAAATCAGGAGGAATGATATATTACACTCAAATTAAAAATTTTCAGCCTTTCCAATCCGAAACCAAGAACCTAAAATATGACTTATTTGTAATAACAGAGGAGAATTTTTCCCTGTTCAACAGATCCAAAAAACTTGAAAGTTACCTTAATTTCTTTGAGGAACATTATAAGAAGTAA
- a CDS encoding murein hydrolase activator EnvC family protein: MKHRKTLSHWLTNRFLLIIRNEENFAEKRTFSFTYAKLIVFCSIFLILVFSLCFYLSTTLLAAFFDPTHKQIVLNKKIIALSAKVDSLTTEMEQKAAFTAIVQRVISGKDEELKPDASNSVKAVKGNEITQLSTVDSLFRKEFEKKESNVFSVKNVSFGKLSNLILFNPVSGIVKSKYSAGRQSYEVGLLVKQGESVKAVADGTVIFAGWTDQNENVVILQHEDNLMTVYKKNSVVLKKDGDTVKAGEVLGVVSDPQPAGNPNFYFELWYKGKPVNPENFITF, translated from the coding sequence TTGAAACATAGAAAAACACTTTCTCACTGGTTAACGAACAGATTTCTGCTAATTATCAGAAACGAAGAAAATTTTGCAGAAAAACGAACATTTAGTTTCACTTATGCGAAATTAATTGTTTTCTGCTCAATTTTTTTAATTCTGGTTTTTTCCCTGTGCTTTTATTTAAGCACAACATTATTAGCGGCATTTTTTGATCCTACGCATAAACAAATTGTATTAAATAAAAAGATCATTGCACTTTCTGCTAAAGTGGATAGTCTGACCACCGAGATGGAGCAAAAGGCAGCATTCACTGCCATTGTTCAGAGGGTTATTTCCGGAAAGGATGAAGAATTGAAGCCAGATGCTTCCAATTCAGTAAAAGCTGTTAAAGGCAATGAAATTACCCAACTGTCAACGGTAGATTCACTTTTTAGAAAAGAATTTGAGAAAAAAGAATCGAATGTTTTTTCTGTAAAAAATGTTTCTTTTGGAAAATTATCCAACTTAATACTTTTTAATCCCGTTTCGGGAATAGTAAAGTCTAAATATAGTGCAGGAAGGCAGTCGTATGAGGTAGGTTTGCTTGTTAAGCAGGGAGAGTCTGTGAAGGCAGTTGCAGACGGAACAGTCATTTTTGCCGGGTGGACAGATCAGAATGAAAATGTAGTGATCTTACAGCATGAAGATAATCTCATGACTGTATATAAAAAAAATTCAGTAGTTTTAAAGAAAGACGGAGATACGGTAAAAGCTGGAGAAGTTTTGGGGGTAGTAAGCGATCCTCAGCCCGCGGGAAATCCTAATTTCTATTTTGAGCTTTGGTATAAAGGAAAGCCGGTGAATCCGGAAAATTTCATAACATTTTAA
- a CDS encoding F0F1 ATP synthase subunit B: MLVQPDFGLLFWQTVTFLIVLFILGKFAWKPILGALKEREADIEEALSAAENAKEEMKRLHAANEKLLQDARLERDKIIKEASAVANSIITEAKDKATAESNRIVEGAKIAINNEKLSALTEVKNQAATLAIDIAEKLLRKELSDSKAQKELVSEYLKEAKFN; the protein is encoded by the coding sequence ATGTTAGTCCAACCTGATTTCGGTTTGTTATTTTGGCAAACAGTAACATTCCTAATAGTACTATTTATCCTGGGAAAATTTGCGTGGAAACCAATTCTTGGTGCCCTTAAAGAGCGTGAGGCGGATATTGAAGAGGCTTTATCAGCTGCTGAAAACGCTAAGGAAGAAATGAAAAGATTGCATGCTGCAAATGAAAAATTGCTTCAGGATGCAAGACTTGAAAGAGATAAGATAATAAAAGAGGCAAGTGCTGTTGCAAATTCAATTATTACGGAAGCAAAAGATAAAGCAACTGCAGAAAGCAACAGAATTGTTGAAGGAGCAAAAATAGCAATCAATAATGAGAAGCTTTCAGCATTAACAGAAGTTAAAAACCAGGCAGCTACACTTGCGATTGACATTGCAGAGAAACTTCTTAGAAAAGAGCTTTCTGATTCTAAAGCACAAAAGGAACTAGTTTCAGAATATTTGAAAGAAGCTAAATTTAACTAA
- the atpA gene encoding F0F1 ATP synthase subunit alpha has protein sequence MMEVRPDEVSAILREQLSNFRTEAELEEVGTVLQVGDGVARIYGLSKAQSGELLEFPNGLRALVLNLEEDNVGAVLLGEYSDIKEGDTVKRTKQIAYVKVGNGLVGRVIDTLGNPIDGKGPVTGDLYDMPLERKAPGVIFRQPVNEPLQTGIKAIDSMIPIGRGQRELIIGDRQTGKTAVAIDTILNQKEYYDKGQPVFCIYVAIGQKASTVAQVVAALEKGGAMAYTVVVSASAADPAPMQFFAPFTGAAVGEFFRDTGRPALVVYDDLSKQAVAYREVSLLLRRPPGREAYPGDVFYLHSRLLERAAKIIASDDIAKNMNDLPDSLKGIVKGGGSLTALPIIETQAGDVSAYIPTNVISITDGQIFLETNLFNSGVRPAINVGISVSRVGGSAQIKSMKKVAGTLKLDQAQFRELEAFAKFGSDLDAATKLIIERGRRNLEILKQAQYSPVAVEFQVAIIYVSSNGYIDNVPVKEVKAFENEFSNFLKVSHKDTLDAIRSGKIDDSVTEVLKKVAKDLAKKYNN, from the coding sequence ATCATGGAAGTAAGACCAGACGAGGTTTCTGCGATATTAAGAGAGCAGTTATCAAACTTCAGAACTGAAGCTGAGTTAGAAGAAGTAGGCACCGTTCTTCAGGTAGGTGACGGGGTAGCACGTATATACGGGCTGTCAAAAGCTCAATCCGGAGAGCTTCTTGAGTTTCCCAACGGATTAAGAGCATTGGTATTAAACCTTGAAGAAGACAATGTAGGAGCCGTATTATTAGGTGAATATAGTGACATTAAAGAAGGTGATACTGTAAAGCGTACAAAGCAGATTGCTTACGTTAAAGTAGGTAATGGTCTTGTTGGCCGTGTTATTGATACACTTGGAAACCCAATAGATGGTAAAGGGCCTGTAACAGGTGATTTATATGACATGCCATTGGAAAGAAAAGCTCCAGGGGTTATTTTCAGACAGCCTGTAAATGAGCCTTTACAAACTGGTATCAAAGCGATTGACTCTATGATACCTATCGGTAGAGGACAAAGAGAGCTTATCATCGGTGACAGACAGACTGGAAAAACAGCTGTTGCTATTGATACGATCCTTAACCAAAAAGAATACTATGATAAAGGTCAGCCAGTATTCTGTATATATGTTGCTATAGGTCAAAAAGCAAGTACTGTTGCTCAGGTTGTTGCTGCTCTTGAAAAAGGTGGTGCAATGGCATATACAGTAGTTGTGTCTGCTTCTGCTGCTGATCCTGCTCCAATGCAATTCTTTGCTCCATTTACTGGTGCTGCAGTTGGTGAGTTCTTCAGAGATACAGGAAGACCTGCTCTTGTTGTTTATGATGATCTTTCTAAGCAAGCAGTTGCTTACAGAGAAGTTTCTCTTCTTTTAAGAAGACCTCCGGGACGTGAGGCTTATCCAGGTGATGTGTTCTATCTACACAGCCGTTTATTGGAAAGAGCTGCTAAAATCATTGCATCTGATGATATAGCTAAAAATATGAACGACCTCCCGGATTCACTTAAAGGTATCGTTAAAGGTGGTGGTTCATTAACTGCATTACCTATCATCGAAACTCAGGCTGGTGACGTTTCTGCTTATATCCCAACAAACGTAATTTCTATTACAGACGGTCAGATATTCCTTGAAACTAACTTGTTCAACTCAGGTGTTCGTCCTGCGATCAACGTTGGTATTTCAGTATCAAGGGTAGGAGGTTCTGCTCAGATCAAATCAATGAAAAAGGTTGCTGGTACATTAAAATTAGACCAGGCTCAATTCAGAGAACTTGAGGCATTTGCTAAATTCGGTTCTGATCTTGATGCTGCTACTAAATTGATTATTGAGAGAGGTAGAAGAAACCTTGAAATATTAAAACAAGCTCAATATTCTCCTGTAGCTGTTGAGTTCCAGGTTGCAATTATCTATGTTTCTTCTAATGGTTACATCGATAACGTTCCTGTAAAAGAAGTGAAGGCTTTTGAAAATGAGTTTTCTAACTTCCTGAAAGTTTCTCATAAAGATACTCTTGACGCTATCCGTTCAGGTAAAATTGATGATTCAGTAACAGAAGTTTTAAAGAAGGTTGCTAAAGACCTTGCGAAGAAATATAATAATTAA
- the atpE gene encoding ATP synthase F0 subunit C, with amino-acid sequence MLNTILMEVSLSLFGAGIGAGLAAIGAAYGIGRIGGSAVESIARQPQEAGKIQTAMLIAAALIEGVALFAVVVCLLIYLKGLA; translated from the coding sequence ATGCTTAACACTATTTTAATGGAAGTTAGCCTTTCTCTTTTCGGTGCTGGTATCGGTGCTGGTCTTGCTGCAATAGGTGCTGCATACGGTATCGGTCGTATCGGTGGTAGCGCAGTTGAGTCTATCGCTAGACAACCACAAGAGGCTGGTAAAATTCAAACTGCTATGCTTATCGCAGCTGCTCTTATCGAGGGTGTTGCTCTTTTCGCAGTGGTAGTTTGTCTATTGATCTATCTAAAAGGTCTTGCTTAA
- the atpH gene encoding ATP synthase F1 subunit delta has protein sequence MHESRIAAPYAKSLLELAQEKGVLEEVQKDMAGFAKICNENRQLVTVLRNPVIKHGKKLAILTDLFKGKVNPITFSIFQILTKKNREAFLYDIAVEFGNQYRKFKGIEKAVLTTAAPITEEQRAAFVKMVETAKTKKVELEEHIDESIMGGFVLNIGGDKQVDQSIKTKLVQLKSKFKDNPFISKY, from the coding sequence ATGCACGAGTCAAGAATAGCAGCGCCATATGCAAAATCTCTTCTTGAGCTTGCTCAGGAAAAGGGAGTGCTGGAAGAGGTGCAAAAAGATATGGCAGGTTTTGCAAAAATCTGTAATGAAAATAGGCAGCTTGTAACGGTCTTGAGAAATCCGGTAATAAAGCATGGAAAAAAATTAGCAATTCTTACTGACCTTTTCAAAGGAAAAGTAAATCCTATTACTTTTTCTATTTTTCAGATATTGACAAAGAAGAACAGAGAAGCATTTTTATATGATATCGCTGTTGAATTTGGAAATCAATACAGAAAATTCAAAGGAATAGAAAAGGCTGTTCTTACCACCGCAGCCCCAATCACAGAAGAGCAAAGAGCTGCTTTTGTTAAGATGGTAGAAACTGCCAAAACTAAAAAAGTTGAGCTTGAGGAGCATATTGACGAATCAATAATGGGAGGATTTGTGCTGAATATCGGAGGCGACAAACAAGTTGATCAGTCTATCAAAACCAAGCTAGTACAATTAAAAAGTAAATTCAAAGATAATCCATTTATTTCTAAATATTAA
- a CDS encoding penicillin-binding protein 1A, protein MSKSNFFISAFIKTIWIGFIAGTGSLVLYVYFVSINFLGLFGPMPSLEALENPKSEVASELYTADNILLGKYFKENRTPVEFEKLSPNLVNALTATEDSRFEEHSGIDLRGMGRVFFKTIILGQKHSGGGSTLSQQLAKNLFETRGALYKGKISSGKLKKVIDKTKEWITAVKIERAYTKKEIMTMYLNTVDFGSNSFGIEVASKTFFNTTPDSLKVEEAAVLVGLLKAPTTYSPVYNPDSSTSRRNTVISQMSKYGYLTSIKADSIKKLPITLDYNVENHNKGSATYFRSLITSYLIPWCRERGLDLYSDGLKIYTTLDSKMQKYAEESVTSHMKEEQRKFFEHWKGKSPWADEQGKVIPNFIETAAKRSDRYRALKLRYGNDTVKIMKVMKTPIKMKIFSWNGEIDTLMSPIDSIKYYKHFLHCGFMAMDPHSGFIKAWVGGIDHKHFKYDHVKQGKRQPGSTFKPFVYASAIDLGYSPCYELPDLPVTFPTADVNQTWTPQNSNGEGFTGEMFTLRKAMANSINSITANLMKEIGPQVVVNNAKRMGITSPLDPVPALCLGVSDVSIYELVGAYSTFVNNGFWTEPFFITKIEDKNGNILQEFIPKSVEVFDEETAYLMVHMLKGATEEKGGTALGLNKYGLLWNGYEIGGKTGTTQNYSDGWFMGITPKLVAGAWVGGDDRCIHFRNMDLGQGARMAMPLWAIFMKKVFADSTLGLVKERFPRPTKLTVEIDCKRYREKSSLHSDSLQQKHQQVLPDEF, encoded by the coding sequence ATGAGCAAAAGCAATTTCTTTATATCTGCATTTATCAAAACTATATGGATCGGCTTTATTGCCGGTACCGGAAGCTTAGTACTATATGTGTATTTCGTTTCTATTAATTTTTTAGGACTTTTCGGTCCTATGCCAAGCCTAGAAGCTTTGGAAAACCCCAAAAGTGAAGTTGCATCTGAGCTTTACACTGCTGATAATATTTTATTAGGAAAATATTTCAAGGAGAACAGAACTCCGGTAGAATTTGAAAAACTTTCTCCAAATCTTGTAAATGCTTTAACTGCTACGGAAGATTCAAGATTTGAAGAACACTCCGGAATTGATTTAAGAGGAATGGGCAGAGTTTTCTTCAAAACGATTATCCTAGGCCAAAAACATTCAGGGGGAGGAAGTACTTTGTCTCAACAGTTAGCAAAAAATCTTTTTGAAACCAGAGGGGCTCTTTATAAAGGTAAAATAAGCTCAGGCAAACTAAAAAAAGTAATTGATAAAACTAAGGAATGGATAACTGCAGTAAAAATTGAGAGAGCATATACCAAAAAAGAAATCATGACCATGTATCTTAATACAGTGGATTTCGGAAGTAACTCCTTTGGTATAGAAGTAGCATCAAAAACCTTTTTTAATACAACTCCGGATAGCCTTAAAGTAGAAGAAGCTGCTGTGCTTGTAGGTTTGCTTAAAGCACCAACAACCTATAGTCCTGTATATAACCCCGACTCTTCTACATCAAGAAGAAATACTGTTATCAGTCAAATGTCCAAATATGGATATCTGACTTCTATAAAAGCTGACTCAATCAAGAAATTACCTATCACTTTAGATTATAATGTAGAAAATCATAATAAAGGTTCTGCTACATATTTCAGGAGCTTGATTACATCATACCTAATTCCATGGTGTAGAGAAAGAGGTCTGGATTTATATTCAGACGGCTTAAAAATATATACAACACTTGATTCCAAGATGCAAAAATATGCTGAAGAATCAGTTACATCCCATATGAAAGAAGAGCAACGTAAGTTCTTCGAACACTGGAAGGGCAAAAGTCCCTGGGCAGATGAGCAGGGAAAAGTTATTCCGAATTTTATAGAAACAGCTGCCAAAAGATCCGATAGATATCGCGCATTAAAACTTCGGTATGGAAATGATACTGTAAAGATCATGAAAGTAATGAAGACTCCGATCAAAATGAAGATCTTCAGCTGGAATGGAGAAATAGATACATTGATGTCTCCAATAGACTCAATCAAATATTACAAACATTTCCTTCATTGCGGATTCATGGCGATGGATCCACACTCTGGCTTCATCAAGGCTTGGGTAGGAGGAATAGATCATAAGCATTTTAAATATGATCACGTAAAGCAAGGTAAAAGACAACCTGGCTCAACATTTAAGCCATTTGTGTATGCTTCTGCTATTGATCTTGGATATTCTCCTTGTTATGAATTGCCAGATCTTCCTGTAACATTCCCGACAGCGGACGTAAACCAGACCTGGACGCCTCAGAACAGTAATGGAGAAGGCTTCACTGGAGAAATGTTCACGCTTCGGAAGGCAATGGCTAATTCTATTAATTCCATCACTGCAAACCTGATGAAAGAAATCGGACCACAGGTTGTAGTGAACAATGCCAAGAGAATGGGTATTACCAGCCCGCTGGATCCTGTACCTGCACTTTGCTTGGGAGTAAGCGATGTTTCAATTTATGAACTTGTAGGAGCTTACAGTACTTTTGTGAACAACGGATTTTGGACAGAACCTTTCTTCATTACAAAAATTGAAGACAAGAATGGAAATATCCTTCAGGAATTTATACCAAAAAGTGTTGAGGTATTTGATGAAGAAACTGCCTATCTGATGGTACATATGCTTAAAGGTGCTACAGAAGAAAAAGGGGGAACGGCACTTGGTCTTAATAAGTACGGACTTTTGTGGAATGGTTATGAAATCGGAGGAAAGACAGGAACAACACAAAATTATTCCGACGGATGGTTTATGGGGATTACCCCAAAACTAGTTGCTGGAGCCTGGGTTGGAGGAGATGACAGATGTATCCACTTCAGGAATATGGATCTCGGCCAAGGTGCAAGAATGGCGATGCCGCTTTGGGCTATTTTCATGAAAAAGGTATTCGCAGATTCCACACTTGGCTTAGTCAAAGAGCGCTTTCCTCGTCCAACGAAATTAACTGTTGAAATAGACTGCAAAAGATACAGAGAAAAGAGCTCCCTGCACTCCGATTCTCTTCAGCAAAAACATCAGCAAGTATTGCCTGACGAATTTTAG
- a CDS encoding bactofilin family protein has translation MFQNKKEKKELEELTNSSTIVAKGTVLEGNIETFGNIRIEGKVVGNIKSKSKVVLSESCVVEGNILAHTAEVSGEVRGTIEISDVVVMKATALINGDLITNKMVMESGATFNGQCKMGATIKEIQIGEGERIKPIKQEKTA, from the coding sequence ATGTTTCAGAATAAAAAAGAAAAAAAAGAATTGGAAGAGCTGACCAATTCCAGTACAATTGTCGCTAAAGGGACAGTTCTTGAGGGAAATATTGAAACTTTCGGGAATATCAGGATAGAAGGAAAGGTAGTTGGAAATATTAAAAGTAAATCCAAGGTGGTGCTGAGCGAATCTTGTGTTGTGGAAGGAAATATCCTTGCACATACTGCAGAAGTTTCAGGAGAAGTAAGAGGTACGATTGAAATTTCAGACGTGGTTGTTATGAAGGCAACAGCATTGATTAATGGTGATCTTATTACTAATAAAATGGTAATGGAATCAGGGGCTACGTTTAACGGCCAGTGTAAAATGGGTGCTACTATAAAAGAAATTCAAATTGGAGAAGGAGAACGAATCAAACCAATCAAACAAGAAAAAACCGCTTGA